A genome region from Magnolia sinica isolate HGM2019 chromosome 8, MsV1, whole genome shotgun sequence includes the following:
- the LOC131253670 gene encoding putative zinc transporter At3g08650: MASRVRPVLLFLVICIALYGSAVAEPEKEVIQRIRTAPRRNLESSVIDGTGTEAAFSGTEDGLHGLDERKGGSGRVSASTVAWFTLAMAAATGLGAIPFFFVELEPQWAGVCNGMAGGVMLAASFDLIQEGQTYGSGNWVVIGILSGGVFIWLCKKFLEQYGEVSMLDIKGADASKVILVIGIMTLHSFGEGSGVGVSFAGSKGLSQGLLVTLAIAVHNIPEGLAVSMVLASRGVSPQKAMLWSVITSLPQPIVAVPSFICADAFHKFLPFCTGFAAGCMIWMVIAEVLPDGFKEASPSQVASAATLAVAFMETLSTVLQSFSHGYSSEDASGFLVSLLFGLGPLLGGFILVAFALSFCCQHSLLTALASGIAFVLAAWRPLQLFLSSKMGFLTISLLLAAGSVFYHVSTSGILSLARRKKVSVNDLSSTTSLSVSALTLQSFLACGAIALHALAEGLALGVAAPKAYGLGRHMVLPVSLHGLPRGAAVASCIFGATDSWRGALATAALTGFAGPSSAIGAILAGIDYSGLDHWMIFACGALLPSFGVIVRRAVKLDLRRSIYGLVIGTGFACVCLTCTRLVCLHTPYCNSAPEAVT; the protein is encoded by the exons ATGGCCTCAAGGGTCAGGCCAGTCCTGCTATTTTTGGTGATTTGTATAGCGCTCTATGGTTCTGCTGTAGCGGAACCTGAGAAGGAAGTCATACAAAGGATAAGGACTGCTCCTCGTAGGAACTTAGAAAGTAGTGTTATAGATGGTACTGGTACGGAGGCAGCTTTTAGTGGTACTGAAGATGGTCTCCATGGTCTTGATGAGAGGAAAGGTGGAAGTGGTAGAGTTTCTGCGTCCACGGTTGCGTGGTTTACTCTTGCAATGGCAGCGGCAACAGGGTTGGGTGCAATACCATTCTTCTTTGTGGAGCTAGAGCCGCAATGGGCGGGAGTGTGCAATGGAATGGCTGGTGGGGTGATGTTGGCTGCAAGCTTTGACCTCATACAGGAAGGGCAGACCTATGGTAGTGGCAACTGGGTTGTGATTGGGATCCTGTCTGGAGGCGTTTTCATTTGGCTCTGTAAGAAG TTTCTGGAACAATATGGGGAAGTAAGCATGTTGGACATAAAAGGTGCTGATGCAAGCAAGGTTATTCTTGTTATTGGGATAATGACTCTTCATTCGTTTGGGGAGGGATCAGGTGTTGGAGTCTCCTTTGCTGGCTCTAAAGGACTTTCTCAAGGCCTTCTAGTAACCTTGGCTATAGCTGTGCATAATATCCCGGAAGGACTAGCCGTGAGCATGGTTCTTGCATCTAGAGGGGTTTCTCCACAGAAGGCAATGTTGTGGAGCGTGATTACATCTCTACCTCAG CCCATTGTTGCGGTCCCCTCATTCATATGTGCTGATGCTTTCCACAAGTTCTTGCCTTTCTGCACGGGCTTTGCTGCTGGGTGCATGATCTGGATGGTAATTGCAGAGGTTCTCCCGGATGGGTTCAAG GAAGCCTCACCATCTCAAGTTGCATCTGCCGCTACGCTTGCTGTCGCATTCATGGAAACTCTCAGCACAGTCCTCCAGTCTTTTAGCCATGGctacag CTCCGAGGATGCTTCGGGCTTCCTTGTTTCCTTACTCTTTGGTCTTGGGCCATTGCTTGGTGGCTTCATTCTCGTTGCTTTTGCCCTTTCCTTCTGTTGTCAACACTCCCTCCTAACTGCTCTGGCATCCGGCATTGCCTTCGTCCTTGCTGCCTGGCGGCCCCTGCAGCTATTTTTGTCTTCAAAAATGGGGTTCCTCACCATCTCATTGCTCCTAGCCGCAGGCTCCGTCTTCTACCATGTGTCAACCTCTGGTATCTTGAGCCTCGCACGGCGCAAAAAGGTTTCCGTCAATGACCTTTCATCGACCACCAGCCTCTCGGTGAGTGCTCTCACGCTCCAGTCATTCTTAGCATGCGGGGCCATTGCCTTGCATGCTTTGGCGGAGGGGCTTGCGCTCGGCGTAGCTGCGCCGAAAGCCTATGGCCTAGGCCGCCACATGGTCCTTCCAGTCTCTCTCCATGGCCTCCCCCGTGGCGCGGCCGTTGCGAGCTGCATCTTTGGGGCCACCGACAGTTGGCGCGGAGCCCTTGCCACCGCGGCCCTGACAGGCTTTGCAGGGCCGTCCTCGGCGATCGGGGCGATACTTGCAGGCATCGACTACAGTGGGCTCGACCATTGGATGATCTTTGCATGTGGGGCGCTGCTCCCGAGCTTTGGTGTCATTGTCAGGCGTGCTGTGAAGTTGGACCTGCGGAGGAGCATCTACGGACTCGTGATCGGGACGGGGTTCGCATGCGTGTGCCTAACGTGCACCAGGTTGGTTTGTTTGCACACACCTTACTGCAATTCGGCTCCGGAGGCCGTGACATGA